From Mus musculus strain C57BL/6J chromosome 17, GRCm38.p6 C57BL/6J, the proteins below share one genomic window:
- the Gm46608 gene encoding uncharacterized protein Gm46608 has product MYSSHRLPCAGAAPLRSQRLRHQGLEPAVRINGTARHAAWNRARPHARGCARVCRLRPRSGAASQPTATRGPSRVALAPGETSLESLPPETLAVWAPTPTQSAATSHPKRSDGRVSRPARWAPRQNGSVPLLRPQAIFVPLHPHAGALQARFPPTPRPHGALSARWGGATLGRGVVTVLDARTRSQPLGYVSGHVTPTRESPVKQQDV; this is encoded by the coding sequence ATGTACTCCTCACACAGGCTCCCTTGTGCGGGGGCCGCACCGCTGAGGAGCCAGCGCCTCCGCCACCAGGGACTGGAACCTGCGGTGAGGATTAACGGAACCGCGCGTCACGCCGCATGGAACAGAGCCCGCCCGCACGCCCGTGGGTGCGCACGCGTGTGCCGTCTCCGCCCACGGTCCGGGGCCGCCTCGCAGCCCACGGCAACGCGAGGCCCGTCACGCGTGGCGCTGGCTCCAGGGGAAACCTCACTGGAGTCCCTACCGCCGGAGACACTTGCGGTGTGGGCGCCCACGCCAACTCAGTCCGCCGCCACCTCGCACCCCAAGCGATCCGACGGCCGGGTTTCCCGCCCCGCGAGGTGGGCGCCGCGCCAGAACGGTTCGGTCCCGCTCCTCCGTCCGCAGGCCATCTTCGTCCCGCTCCACCCCCACGCAGGCGCGCTCCAGGCccgcttcccccccaccccccgcccccacgGCGCGCTCTCCGCCAGGTGGGGCGGAGCGACCCTCGGAAGGGGCGTGGTCACAGTCCTCGACGCGCGCACGCGCTCTCAGCCTCTCGGCTACGTGTCTGGACACGTGACGCCCACCCGAGAGTCCCCAGTGAAGCAACAggacgtttaa